One Peribacillus simplex NBRC 15720 = DSM 1321 genomic region harbors:
- a CDS encoding ABC transporter substrate-binding protein, producing the protein MKKLSVYTILLAIILVVATGCGKPVQPKSGATEANSDVQEQEISIAIFGGDWGETIKKHIIQPFEKETGIKVKIIEGNSTATFSRLLQEKEAPTIDLALMDSGISELAHEKGIVENIEKSKLKENAALLPEAYQGNGEEVFGVALGYWGLGIVYNKDVIKNPPKSWKDLWKEEYKGKITVPTPATTGGLPLLVQVSELEKEAKGKVEKGLGKMKELEVVAYFDGSGTATNLYQSGEASVGAHYGGPTYVMQDQGQPIEFVVPKEGVLGAGSFWHVVKGSKKSEQVYSFLNYATTKIAQEGIASDLYLAPVHKGVELDEKTLERMPYGKNGTLQDLNMPDYNLINQHRDEWNELWNREIGN; encoded by the coding sequence ATGAAGAAGTTAAGTGTTTACACTATTTTGTTGGCAATAATTTTAGTAGTAGCTACCGGTTGCGGAAAGCCTGTTCAACCCAAAAGTGGGGCGACAGAAGCCAATTCAGATGTACAAGAACAAGAAATATCCATTGCCATTTTCGGTGGTGACTGGGGCGAAACTATCAAGAAGCATATCATTCAACCTTTTGAAAAAGAGACTGGTATCAAGGTGAAAATCATTGAAGGCAATTCAACGGCAACTTTTTCCCGTCTATTACAGGAAAAAGAGGCGCCTACCATTGATTTAGCCTTAATGGATTCCGGAATATCTGAACTAGCCCACGAAAAAGGAATTGTTGAAAATATTGAAAAAAGTAAACTCAAAGAAAACGCCGCCCTTCTGCCAGAAGCATATCAAGGTAATGGTGAAGAAGTATTTGGAGTTGCTCTAGGGTATTGGGGGCTAGGGATTGTTTATAACAAGGACGTAATTAAAAACCCACCAAAGTCGTGGAAAGACCTTTGGAAGGAAGAGTACAAAGGGAAAATAACGGTTCCTACACCTGCTACTACCGGAGGACTTCCTTTATTGGTACAAGTTTCTGAGCTTGAAAAAGAAGCAAAAGGAAAAGTAGAAAAAGGACTTGGGAAAATGAAGGAATTAGAAGTAGTAGCATACTTCGATGGTTCTGGAACGGCTACAAATCTATATCAAAGCGGGGAAGCATCAGTTGGAGCTCACTACGGAGGCCCTACATATGTTATGCAAGACCAAGGTCAACCGATTGAATTTGTAGTACCGAAAGAAGGCGTTTTAGGTGCAGGTAGCTTTTGGCATGTTGTGAAAGGCTCGAAAAAGTCTGAGCAGGTTTATTCCTTCTTAAATTATGCTACTACTAAGATTGCACAGGAAGGAATTGCGAGTGATTTATATTTGGCACCCGTTCATAAGGGTGTTGAATTAGATGAAAAAACCCTTGAAAGAATGCCATATGGTAAAAACGGCACCTTACAGGATTTGAACATGCCTGATTATAATCTTATAAACCAGCATCGAGATGAGTGGAACGAGTTATGGAACAGAGAAATCGGAAATTAA